One Psychrobacillus glaciei genomic region harbors:
- the rpsQ gene encoding 30S ribosomal protein S17: protein MTERNQRKVYTGRVVSDKMEKTITVLVETHKKHKLYGKRVKYSKKLKAHDEQNEAQIGDIVRIMETRPLSATKRFRLLEVVEKAVII, encoded by the coding sequence ATGACTGAGCGTAATCAACGCAAAGTATACACTGGCCGTGTAGTTTCTGATAAAATGGAAAAAACAATTACTGTTTTAGTTGAAACTCATAAGAAACATAAATTATACGGTAAACGTGTTAAATATTCTAAGAAATTAAAAGCACATGATGAACAAAACGAAGCCCAAATCGGCGATATCGTTCGCATTATGGAAACTCGTCCGCTGTCAGCTACAAAACGTTTTCGTTTATTAGAAGTTGTAGAAAAAGCGGTTATTATCTAA
- the rpmC gene encoding 50S ribosomal protein L29 produces the protein MKANDIRELTTAEIEQKVKSLKEELFNLRFQLATGQLENTARIREVRKAIARMKTVVREREISANN, from the coding sequence ATGAAAGCTAATGACATCCGTGAACTTACTACTGCAGAAATCGAACAAAAGGTAAAATCACTGAAAGAAGAGCTTTTCAACCTTCGCTTCCAATTGGCGACTGGTCAATTAGAAAACACAGCTCGCATTCGTGAAGTACGCAAAGCGATTGCACGTATGAAAACTGTGGTACGCGAAAGAGAAATCAGTGCAAACAACTGA
- the rplP gene encoding 50S ribosomal protein L16 translates to MLMPKRVKYRREHRGKMRGEAKGGKEIAFGEFGLQATEASWITSRQIEASRIAMTRYMKRGGKVWIKIFPHKPYTKKPLEVRMGSGKGAPEGWVAVVKPGKIMFEIAGVSEEVAREALRLASHKLPIKCKVVKRQEIGGESNES, encoded by the coding sequence ATGTTAATGCCTAAACGCGTTAAATACCGTCGTGAACACCGTGGAAAAATGCGTGGTGAAGCAAAAGGCGGGAAAGAAATAGCATTCGGTGAATTTGGTTTACAAGCAACTGAAGCTAGCTGGATTACAAGTCGTCAAATTGAGGCTTCTCGTATTGCAATGACACGTTACATGAAACGTGGCGGTAAAGTATGGATTAAGATATTTCCACATAAACCTTACACGAAAAAGCCTCTTGAGGTTCGTATGGGTTCAGGTAAAGGGGCTCCTGAAGGTTGGGTAGCTGTAGTAAAACCTGGAAAAATTATGTTTGAAATTGCTGGAGTTTCTGAAGAAGTTGCTCGTGAAGCGTTACGTTTAGCATCACATAAGCTTCCTATTAAATGTAAAGTAGTTAAACGTCAAGAAATTGGTGGTGAATCTAATGAAAGCTAA
- the rpsC gene encoding 30S ribosomal protein S3, with amino-acid sequence MGQKVHPIGLRIGIIRDWESKWYAGKDYATLLHEDLKIRKHIETRLKDASVSTVEIERAAKRVNITIHTAKPGMVIGKGGTEVEALRKHLNDITGKRVHINIVEIKRADLDAKLVAESIARQLEGRVSFRRAQKQAIQRTMRSGAKGIKTQVSGRLGGADIARAEHYSEGTVPLHTLRADIDYAHAEADTTYGKLGVKVWIYRGEVLPVKKNSEEGGK; translated from the coding sequence GTGGGTCAAAAAGTACATCCAATAGGATTACGAATTGGTATTATTCGTGACTGGGAGTCAAAATGGTACGCAGGTAAAGACTATGCAACTCTACTTCACGAAGACTTAAAAATTCGTAAGCACATTGAAACTCGTTTAAAAGATGCATCAGTTTCTACAGTAGAAATTGAACGTGCAGCAAAACGTGTAAACATCACAATTCACACTGCAAAACCAGGTATGGTAATTGGTAAAGGTGGTACTGAAGTCGAAGCACTTCGTAAACACTTGAACGATATTACTGGCAAGCGTGTACACATCAACATCGTAGAAATTAAAAGAGCAGACTTAGATGCTAAATTAGTAGCTGAAAGTATCGCACGTCAATTAGAAGGCCGCGTATCTTTCCGTCGTGCTCAAAAACAAGCAATTCAACGCACTATGCGTTCAGGCGCTAAAGGTATTAAAACTCAAGTATCTGGACGTCTTGGCGGCGCTGACATCGCGCGTGCTGAACACTATAGTGAAGGTACTGTACCACTTCATACATTACGTGCTGACATTGATTATGCACATGCTGAAGCTGACACAACTTATGGTAAGCTTGGCGTTAAAGTATGGATTTATCGTGGTGAAGTCCTTCCAGTGAAGAAGAACTCTGAGGAAGGAGGCAAATAA
- the rplV gene encoding 50S ribosomal protein L22, which yields MSQAKAIAKTVRIAPRKVRLVVDLIRGKQIGEAIAILQLTPKAASPVVEKVLKSAVANAEHNYDLDINNLVVSEVFVDEGPTLKRFRPRAMGRASAINKRTSHITVVVSEKKEG from the coding sequence ATGTCACAAGCAAAAGCTATTGCTAAAACAGTGCGCATTGCTCCTCGTAAAGTAAGATTAGTCGTAGATTTAATCAGAGGTAAGCAAATCGGTGAAGCAATTGCAATTTTACAACTTACTCCAAAAGCAGCATCGCCTGTTGTTGAGAAAGTACTAAAATCTGCTGTTGCAAACGCTGAGCACAATTATGATTTAGATATTAACAATCTTGTTGTTTCTGAAGTCTTTGTTGACGAAGGTCCAACATTAAAACGATTCCGTCCACGTGCAATGGGGCGTGCAAGTGCTATAAACAAACGTACTAGCCACATTACAGTAGTGGTATCTGAGAAGAAGGAGGGATAA
- the rpsS gene encoding 30S ribosomal protein S19 — MGRSLKKGPFADDHLLKKVDAQKDSEKKQVIKTWSRRSTIFPTFIGLTIAVYDGRKHVPVYVTEDMVGHKLGEFAPTRAYKSHGADDKKTRR, encoded by the coding sequence ATGGGTCGTAGCTTGAAAAAAGGACCTTTTGCAGACGATCATTTATTGAAAAAGGTCGATGCTCAAAAGGACTCTGAGAAAAAACAAGTGATTAAGACTTGGTCTCGCCGTTCTACTATTTTCCCTACTTTTATCGGATTAACTATCGCGGTATATGACGGACGCAAACATGTTCCTGTATACGTGACTGAAGATATGGTAGGTCATAAACTAGGCGAGTTTGCACCAACGCGCGCTTATAAAAGTCATGGTGCAGATGATAAGAAAACAAGACGCTAA
- the rplB gene encoding 50S ribosomal protein L2 yields the protein MAIRKYKPTTNGRRNMTSLDYAEITTDKPEKSLLAPVKRKGGRNNQGKITVRHHGGGHKRQYRIIDFKRNKDGIPGRVATIEYDPNRTANIALINYVDGEKRYILAPKGLEVGMTILSGPEADIKVGNALPLQNIPMGTTIHNIEMKPGKGGQLVRSAGTSAQLLGKEGKYVIVRLQSGEVRLILSVCRATIGEVGNEQHELVNIGKAGRNRWLGKRPTVRGSVMNPNDHPHGGGEGRTPIGRKSPMSPWGKPTLGYKTRSKKNKSDKLIIRRRKK from the coding sequence ATGGCGATTAGAAAGTATAAACCAACGACAAACGGACGTCGTAATATGACTTCATTAGATTACGCTGAAATCACAACTGACAAGCCTGAGAAATCATTACTTGCTCCTGTGAAACGTAAAGGCGGCCGTAACAATCAAGGTAAAATTACTGTTCGTCATCATGGTGGTGGACACAAACGTCAATACCGTATCATTGATTTCAAACGAAACAAAGATGGTATACCAGGACGTGTTGCTACTATTGAATATGATCCAAACCGCACTGCGAATATCGCATTAATTAATTACGTGGATGGGGAAAAACGTTACATCCTAGCTCCTAAAGGCTTAGAAGTTGGCATGACAATCTTGTCAGGTCCAGAAGCCGATATTAAAGTAGGAAACGCACTTCCATTACAAAACATCCCAATGGGTACTACTATCCATAATATCGAAATGAAACCTGGTAAAGGTGGTCAGTTAGTTCGTTCTGCTGGAACATCTGCTCAATTACTTGGTAAAGAAGGTAAATACGTAATTGTACGTTTACAATCTGGTGAAGTTCGCTTAATCCTTTCTGTATGCCGCGCTACTATCGGTGAAGTTGGAAACGAACAACATGAACTTGTGAACATTGGTAAAGCTGGTCGTAATCGTTGGTTAGGTAAACGCCCAACTGTACGTGGATCTGTAATGAACCCTAACGATCACCCACACGGTGGTGGTGAAGGACGTACGCCAATCGGTCGTAAGTCACCTATGTCTCCATGGGGTAAACCAACTCTTGGATACAAAACTCGTAGCAAGAAAAACAAATCCGACAAGCTTATCATTCGTCGTCGTAAAAAATAA
- the rplW gene encoding 50S ribosomal protein L23 has product MEARDIIKRPVITERSSEVMADKKYTFDVDTRANKTQVKYAVEEIFGVKVEKVNIMNYKGKYKRVGKFGGYTNKRRKAIVKLTTESKEIELFEI; this is encoded by the coding sequence ATGGAAGCACGTGATATTATTAAACGTCCGGTCATTACCGAGCGTTCTTCTGAAGTTATGGCAGATAAAAAGTACACATTTGATGTGGACACTCGCGCTAACAAAACACAAGTTAAATATGCTGTTGAAGAAATCTTTGGAGTAAAAGTTGAGAAAGTGAACATCATGAACTACAAAGGTAAATACAAACGCGTAGGTAAATTTGGTGGATATACAAACAAACGCCGCAAAGCGATTGTTAAACTAACTACTGAAAGTAAAGAAATCGAATTATTCGAGATCTAA
- the rplD gene encoding 50S ribosomal protein L4, whose product MAKVSLFNQTGASVGEIELNDKVFGIEPNESVLFEAIIAQRASLRQGNHKVKNRSEVAGGGRKPWKQKGTGRARQGSIRSPQWRGGGIVFGPTPRSYSYKLPKKVRRLALLSALSTKVHEESIVVLEGLAFDAPKTKEFLKVLSGLSINKKALFVTADLDENVALAARNIPGITVVSATGINVLDLVGHDKLVMTKAAVEKVEEVLG is encoded by the coding sequence ATGGCAAAAGTATCTTTATTCAATCAAACAGGAGCTTCTGTTGGCGAAATCGAGTTAAACGACAAAGTTTTCGGTATCGAGCCAAACGAATCTGTTTTATTTGAAGCTATCATTGCTCAACGCGCATCACTTCGTCAAGGTAATCACAAAGTGAAAAACCGTTCTGAAGTAGCTGGTGGTGGCCGCAAGCCTTGGAAACAAAAAGGAACTGGTCGTGCTCGTCAAGGTTCAATTCGCTCTCCACAATGGCGTGGTGGTGGTATTGTATTTGGTCCGACTCCACGTAGTTACAGCTATAAATTACCTAAGAAAGTACGTCGTTTAGCTCTTCTTTCAGCACTTTCAACTAAAGTTCATGAAGAAAGCATCGTAGTACTTGAAGGGTTAGCATTTGATGCACCAAAAACAAAAGAATTTTTGAAAGTACTTTCTGGACTTTCAATCAATAAAAAAGCATTATTCGTAACTGCTGATTTAGATGAGAACGTTGCACTAGCTGCTCGTAACATCCCTGGGATCACAGTTGTGTCTGCAACAGGCATTAACGTATTAGATTTAGTTGGTCACGACAAATTAGTGATGACTAAAGCTGCAGTAGAAAAAGTAGAGGAGGTGCTTGGTTAA
- the rplC gene encoding 50S ribosomal protein L3, whose product MTKGILGRKIGMTQVFAENGDLIPVTVVEASPNIVLQKKTVETDGYEAIQLGFEDKREKLSNKPAKGHVAKASTAPKRFIREFRGLDTANYEVGQEVNVESFAEGDVIDVTGVTKGKGFQGVIKRHGQSRGPMAHGSRYHRRPGSMGPVAPNRVFKQKKLPGQMGGHVVTIQNLQIVRVDAERNLLLIKGNVPGSRKSLVVVKAAIKSK is encoded by the coding sequence ATGACCAAAGGAATCTTAGGTAGAAAAATCGGTATGACGCAAGTATTTGCTGAGAACGGTGACTTAATCCCTGTAACTGTAGTTGAAGCTTCTCCAAACATAGTGCTTCAAAAGAAAACAGTTGAAACAGATGGTTACGAAGCAATTCAGTTAGGTTTTGAAGATAAGCGTGAAAAGCTTTCTAACAAACCAGCTAAAGGGCATGTAGCTAAAGCAAGCACTGCTCCTAAGCGCTTCATCCGCGAATTCCGCGGTTTGGATACAGCTAATTACGAGGTTGGTCAAGAAGTCAACGTTGAAAGTTTCGCAGAAGGCGATGTAATCGATGTAACGGGTGTTACTAAAGGTAAAGGTTTCCAAGGTGTTATTAAACGTCATGGACAATCTCGTGGACCAATGGCCCATGGATCTCGCTATCACCGTCGTCCAGGTTCAATGGGGCCAGTTGCTCCGAACCGTGTATTTAAACAAAAGAAATTACCTGGTCAAATGGGTGGACATGTAGTTACTATCCAAAACTTACAAATCGTAAGAGTGGATGCTGAACGTAACTTGTTACTTATTAAAGGTAATGTTCCTGGTTCTCGTAAATCATTAGTAGTTGTGAAAGCTGCTATTAAATCGAAATAA
- the rpsJ gene encoding 30S ribosomal protein S10: MAKQKIRIRLKAYDHRILDQSAEKIVETAKRSGASVSGPIPLPTERSVYTILRAVHKYKDSREQFEMRTHKRLIDIVNPTPQTVDALMKLDLPSGVDIEIKL; the protein is encoded by the coding sequence ATGGCAAAACAAAAAATTCGTATTCGTTTGAAAGCGTATGATCATAGAATCCTTGATCAATCTGCTGAGAAAATTGTCGAAACTGCAAAACGTTCAGGTGCAAGTGTATCGGGTCCGATTCCACTTCCGACTGAAAGATCTGTTTATACGATTCTTCGTGCTGTTCATAAGTATAAAGATTCTCGTGAGCAATTCGAAATGCGTACGCATAAACGTCTTATCGATATCGTTAACCCAACACCACAAACTGTTGATGCGTTAATGAAGCTTGATTTACCATCTGGCGTTGATATTGAAATCAAACTTTAA
- a CDS encoding Na+/H+ antiporter family protein, with the protein MNAVIVAVVIMLVLSLLRINVVFSLIIGALVGGLTAGLSIAETIDAFTGGLGAGATIALSYGLLGGFAIAISKTGIPELLVVAILKLVKREGDSPKTGLAKVLVFLLLLMMAIFSQNLIPIHIAFIPLLVPPILKILNMLQVDRRLIACILAFGLITPYMFLPFGFGAIYQQILATQIGLSGLNVGLADIPKAMVIPALGMLFGLIMAFILFRKPRNYKQAEAEVEVLEVKVKKSSVVFTVLALIAALFVQIETEAMIAGALAGITVLYVTGALKWREADQLLTEGMRMMAFVGFVMITANGFAAVINATGDVESLVNASASLLKGNVSIAVLIMLFVGLFVTLGIGSSFATIPIIAAIFVPLGLELGLSPLAIIALIGTAGALGDAGSPASDTTLGPTAGLNVDGQHNHIWDTCVPTFICYNIPLIFFGWIAIVYIL; encoded by the coding sequence ATGAATGCTGTTATTGTTGCAGTTGTTATAATGTTAGTATTGAGTCTACTACGTATAAACGTTGTATTCTCGTTGATCATAGGAGCTCTTGTGGGTGGTCTAACGGCCGGTTTGTCGATTGCAGAGACAATTGATGCATTTACAGGTGGGTTGGGTGCAGGAGCTACAATTGCATTGAGTTATGGGCTATTAGGGGGCTTTGCAATTGCTATTTCTAAAACAGGTATTCCAGAGCTTTTAGTAGTAGCCATTTTGAAACTAGTAAAAAGAGAAGGCGATTCACCAAAAACAGGTTTAGCAAAAGTATTAGTTTTTTTATTACTATTAATGATGGCTATTTTTTCGCAAAACCTAATCCCGATTCATATAGCATTTATTCCATTGTTAGTGCCACCAATATTAAAAATATTAAATATGCTACAAGTCGATCGTCGTTTGATAGCTTGTATTCTAGCGTTCGGCTTAATTACTCCATATATGTTTCTTCCATTTGGTTTTGGAGCTATCTATCAACAAATTTTAGCGACGCAAATAGGATTGTCGGGACTTAATGTTGGACTAGCAGATATTCCGAAGGCGATGGTTATTCCTGCGTTAGGGATGTTATTTGGACTAATAATGGCCTTTATATTGTTTAGAAAACCAAGGAACTATAAACAAGCAGAAGCTGAAGTAGAAGTTCTTGAAGTTAAAGTGAAAAAAAGTAGTGTAGTGTTTACTGTTCTAGCACTAATCGCTGCGTTATTTGTTCAAATAGAGACGGAAGCTATGATTGCCGGTGCTCTTGCAGGAATTACAGTTCTATATGTAACAGGTGCCTTAAAGTGGAGAGAAGCGGACCAACTATTAACAGAAGGAATGCGTATGATGGCTTTTGTAGGATTTGTTATGATTACCGCAAATGGTTTTGCAGCAGTTATTAACGCAACTGGAGATGTAGAGAGTTTAGTAAATGCTTCTGCCAGTTTATTAAAAGGTAATGTTAGCATAGCTGTTTTAATTATGTTATTCGTTGGCTTATTTGTAACGTTGGGGATTGGATCTTCCTTTGCTACCATCCCAATCATTGCTGCAATTTTCGTACCACTTGGGTTGGAGTTAGGATTAAGTCCTTTAGCAATCATTGCTTTAATCGGAACTGCAGGAGCTCTTGGTGATGCTGGTTCTCCTGCGTCAGATACAACACTCGGACCAACTGCAGGTCTAAATGTGGATGGGCAACACAATCATATTTGGGATACATGTGTGCCGACGTTCATTTGCTATAACATACCGTTAATTTTCTTTGGGTGGATTGCGATTGTTTATATATTATAG
- the tuf gene encoding elongation factor Tu: protein MAKEKFDRSKTHANIGTIGHVDHGKTTLTAAIATVLAKRSGGTAMSYAQIDNAPEEKERGITINTSHVEYETATRHYAHVDCPGHADYVKNMITGAAQMDGGILVVSAADGPMPQTREHILLSRQVGVPYLVVFMNKCDMVDDEELLELVEMEIRDLLTEYNFPGDDIPVIKGSALKALEGEENWEEKIVELMDAVDSYIPTPERQTDKPFMMPVEDVFSITGRGTVATGRVERGQVKIGDVVDIIGIVEDPKSTTVTGVEMFRKLLDYAEAGDNIGALLRGVAREDIQRGQVLAKPGTITPHTDFKAEVYVLSKEEGGRHTPFFTNYRPQFYFRTTDVTGVCNLPEGVEMVMPGDNIEMIVSLISPIALEEGTKFSIREGGRTVGAGVVATITK, encoded by the coding sequence ATGGCAAAAGAAAAATTTGACCGTTCCAAAACACATGCAAACATTGGTACAATCGGACACGTTGACCATGGTAAAACTACATTAACAGCAGCAATCGCAACAGTTCTTGCAAAACGTTCTGGTGGTACTGCAATGAGCTATGCTCAAATCGATAACGCACCTGAAGAAAAAGAACGCGGTATCACTATCAATACATCTCACGTTGAGTATGAAACTGCTACACGTCACTATGCACACGTTGACTGTCCAGGACATGCCGATTATGTTAAAAACATGATCACTGGTGCTGCTCAAATGGACGGCGGGATTTTAGTAGTATCTGCTGCTGATGGCCCAATGCCACAAACTCGTGAACATATCCTTCTTTCTCGTCAAGTTGGTGTACCATACTTAGTAGTATTCATGAACAAATGTGATATGGTAGATGACGAAGAGTTACTTGAATTAGTAGAAATGGAAATCCGTGATCTACTTACTGAGTATAACTTCCCTGGTGATGATATTCCTGTTATCAAAGGTTCAGCTCTTAAAGCATTAGAAGGCGAAGAAAATTGGGAAGAAAAAATTGTTGAATTAATGGACGCTGTTGATTCATATATCCCAACTCCAGAACGTCAAACTGACAAACCATTTATGATGCCAGTTGAGGATGTATTCTCAATCACTGGTCGTGGAACAGTTGCTACTGGTCGTGTTGAGCGTGGACAAGTTAAAATCGGTGATGTTGTAGACATTATTGGTATTGTTGAAGATCCAAAATCAACTACTGTAACAGGTGTTGAAATGTTCCGTAAGCTTCTTGACTATGCAGAAGCTGGTGACAACATTGGTGCTCTTCTTCGTGGGGTTGCTCGTGAAGATATCCAACGTGGACAAGTACTAGCTAAACCAGGTACAATTACTCCACACACAGACTTTAAAGCAGAAGTTTATGTTCTTTCAAAAGAAGAGGGTGGACGTCATACTCCATTCTTCACAAACTACCGTCCACAGTTCTACTTCCGTACAACTGATGTAACTGGAGTTTGTAACTTACCAGAAGGCGTAGAAATGGTTATGCCTGGTGATAACATTGAAATGATCGTTTCTTTGATCTCACCAATCGCTCTTGAAGAAGGTACTAAATTCTCTATCCGTGAGGGTGGACGTACTGTAGGCGCTGGCGTAGTTGCTACAATTACTAAATAA
- the fusA gene encoding elongation factor G, with translation MAREFSLAKTRNIGIMAHIDAGKTTTTERILYYTGKIHKIGETHEGASQMDWMEQEQERGITITSAATTAAWDGHRVNIIDTPGHVDFTVEVERSLRVLDGAVTVLDAQSGVEPQTETVWRQATTYGVPRIVFINKMDKTGADFLYSVGTLHDRLQANAHPIQLPIGAEEDFRGIIDLVTMTATMYANDLGTDMEEVEIPEEFKAQANEYREKLVEAVAELDEDLMEKYLGGEEITNEELVVGIRKGTLNVEFYPVVCGTAFKNKGVQKVLDAVVAYLPSPLDIPAMQGIDPDTDGEIERHSDDSEPFSALAFKVMTDPYVGKLTFFRVYSGTLQAGSYVQNSTKGKRERVGRILQMHANSREEISQVYAGDIAAAVGLKDTTTGDTLCDEKALVILESMTFPEPVISLSVEPKTKADQDKMGQALQKLSEEDPTFRVHTDQETGQVIIAGMGELHLDILVDRMRREFKVEANVGAPQVSYRETFRSSAKVEGKFVRQSGGRGQFGHVWIEFSPNEEGKGFEFENAVVGGVVPREYVPAVEAGLRDSLNNGVLAGYPLIDIKAKLYDGSYHDVDSNEMAFKIAASMALKNAVSKVNPVILEPLMKVEVVIPEEYLGDIMGDITSRRGRVEGMEARGNAQVVRAMVPLAEMFGYATSLRSNTQGRGVFSMVFDHYEDVPKSISEEIIKKNKGE, from the coding sequence ATGGCTAGAGAGTTCTCCTTAGCAAAAACACGTAATATCGGGATCATGGCTCACATAGATGCTGGTAAAACGACTACTACGGAGCGTATTCTTTATTACACTGGGAAAATCCATAAAATTGGAGAAACTCATGAAGGTGCTTCACAAATGGACTGGATGGAGCAAGAGCAAGAACGTGGTATTACAATCACTTCTGCTGCGACAACAGCTGCTTGGGATGGTCACCGTGTAAATATCATCGATACACCTGGTCACGTAGACTTCACAGTTGAAGTTGAACGTTCACTTCGTGTACTTGATGGCGCGGTTACAGTACTAGATGCGCAATCTGGTGTTGAACCACAAACAGAAACAGTATGGCGTCAAGCTACAACTTATGGCGTACCACGTATTGTTTTCATTAACAAAATGGATAAAACGGGAGCAGATTTCTTGTATTCTGTAGGAACACTACATGACCGTTTACAAGCTAATGCTCATCCAATTCAGTTACCAATCGGTGCTGAAGAAGATTTCCGCGGAATTATCGACTTAGTAACAATGACTGCTACTATGTACGCTAATGACCTAGGAACTGACATGGAAGAAGTGGAAATTCCAGAAGAATTTAAAGCTCAAGCTAATGAGTACCGTGAAAAGTTAGTTGAAGCGGTAGCTGAACTTGACGAAGATTTAATGGAAAAATATCTTGGTGGAGAAGAGATTACGAACGAAGAATTAGTTGTTGGTATCCGTAAAGGTACTCTAAACGTAGAATTCTATCCAGTAGTATGTGGTACTGCATTTAAAAACAAAGGTGTTCAAAAAGTTCTAGACGCAGTTGTTGCATACCTACCATCACCACTTGATATTCCAGCTATGCAAGGGATTGACCCAGACACTGATGGAGAGATTGAACGTCATTCAGATGACTCAGAACCATTCTCTGCATTAGCATTTAAAGTTATGACTGATCCTTACGTTGGTAAATTAACATTCTTCCGTGTTTATTCTGGTACACTTCAAGCGGGTTCATATGTGCAAAACTCTACAAAAGGTAAGCGTGAACGCGTAGGACGTATTCTACAAATGCATGCTAACTCTCGTGAAGAGATTTCACAAGTATACGCTGGAGATATTGCTGCAGCTGTAGGTTTAAAAGATACAACAACTGGAGACACACTGTGTGATGAAAAAGCTCTTGTAATTCTTGAGTCTATGACATTCCCAGAACCAGTTATTTCATTATCTGTTGAACCGAAAACAAAAGCTGACCAAGATAAAATGGGGCAAGCTCTACAAAAACTTTCAGAAGAAGATCCTACATTCCGCGTACATACGGACCAAGAAACTGGTCAAGTAATCATCGCTGGTATGGGTGAACTTCATTTGGATATTTTAGTTGACCGTATGCGCCGTGAATTTAAAGTAGAAGCTAACGTAGGTGCTCCACAGGTATCTTACCGTGAGACATTCCGTAGCTCTGCTAAAGTTGAAGGTAAATTCGTTCGCCAATCCGGTGGACGTGGTCAATTCGGACACGTTTGGATTGAATTCTCTCCAAACGAAGAAGGAAAAGGCTTTGAATTTGAAAATGCAGTTGTCGGTGGGGTAGTTCCACGTGAATACGTTCCAGCTGTTGAGGCAGGTCTTCGTGACTCACTTAACAATGGTGTACTTGCTGGATATCCACTAATCGATATTAAAGCTAAGCTATATGACGGATCTTATCATGATGTTGACTCGAATGAGATGGCATTTAAGATTGCTGCATCAATGGCACTTAAAAATGCTGTATCTAAAGTAAATCCAGTAATTCTTGAGCCACTTATGAAAGTAGAAGTTGTTATTCCTGAAGAATATTTAGGAGACATCATGGGAGACATTACGTCTCGCCGTGGACGCGTTGAAGGTATGGAAGCGCGTGGTAACGCACAAGTAGTTCGTGCGATGGTGCCGCTTGCTGAAATGTTCGGATATGCAACGTCTTTACGTTCTAATACGCAAGGACGTGGAGTATTCTCTATGGTGTTTGACCACTATGAAGATGTTCCAAAATCAATTTCTGAAGAAATTATTAAAAAAAATAAAGGTGAATAA
- the rpsG gene encoding 30S ribosomal protein S7: MPRKGPVSKRDVLPDPIYNSKLVTRLVNKMMVDGKRGTSQKILYGAFELVKERSGKDALEVFEAALTNVMPVLEVRARRVGGANYQVPVEVRPDRRSTLGLRYLVNYSRLRGEKTMEERLANEILDASNNTGASVKKREDMHKMAEANKAFAHYRW, translated from the coding sequence ATGCCTCGTAAAGGTCCTGTTTCCAAACGTGACGTGTTACCAGATCCAATTTATAATTCGAAACTAGTAACTCGTTTAGTCAATAAAATGATGGTAGATGGTAAAAGAGGTACTTCTCAAAAAATCCTATACGGAGCGTTCGAACTAGTAAAAGAACGTTCTGGTAAAGATGCTTTAGAAGTATTTGAAGCTGCATTAACTAACGTAATGCCAGTTCTTGAAGTACGTGCTCGTCGTGTTGGTGGTGCAAACTACCAAGTGCCGGTAGAAGTACGTCCAGATCGTCGTTCAACTCTAGGTCTTCGTTACTTAGTGAACTATTCACGCCTTCGTGGAGAGAAAACGATGGAAGAACGTTTAGCTAACGAAATTCTTGATGCATCAAACAACACTGGTGCTTCAGTTAAGAAACGTGAAGATATGCACAAAATGGCGGAAGCTAACAAAGCGTTCGCACACTATCGTTGGTAG
- the rpsL gene encoding 30S ribosomal protein S12, giving the protein MPTINQLVRKPRQSKITNSKSPALGKGYNSFKKSATNLNSPQKRGVCTRVGTMTPKKPNSALRKYARVRLTNTLEVTAYIPGEGHNLQEHSVVLIRGGKVKDLPGVRYHIVRGALDTAGVTGRMQSRSLYGAKRPKVKK; this is encoded by the coding sequence ATGCCTACAATTAACCAATTGGTACGTAAGCCTCGTCAATCCAAAATTACGAACTCAAAGTCTCCAGCTTTAGGAAAAGGCTATAACAGCTTTAAAAAGTCAGCTACAAATCTTAACTCTCCACAAAAGCGTGGGGTTTGTACTCGTGTTGGTACTATGACGCCGAAGAAACCAAACTCAGCACTTCGTAAATATGCGCGTGTACGTTTGACAAATACGTTAGAGGTTACTGCTTATATTCCTGGTGAAGGTCACAACCTACAAGAACATAGTGTTGTACTTATCCGCGGAGGAAAAGTGAAAGACTTACCAGGGGTACGTTACCATATCGTACGTGGTGCTCTTGATACAGCTGGTGTTACAGGTCGTATGCAAAGTCGTTCTTTATACGGTGCAAAACGCCCGAAAGTAAAAAAATAA